One bacterium DNA window includes the following coding sequences:
- a CDS encoding RNA polymerase sigma factor — MNEPSDAELMALVQREDRDAFAAIVERHKHALVGYLSRLTGSRDRAEDLAQDAFVRLYESRGKYREEGKLAPYLFRIATNLARSEARRARRWRTVGVLLGIDGRKSALAPEAQLLRSEAHRRVAEAVAELPTEFRAAVLLKDALDWSYEDIARALDKPEGTIKSRVARGRERLRRQLAGAEGGADA, encoded by the coding sequence ATGAACGAGCCGAGCGACGCGGAGCTGATGGCCCTGGTCCAACGCGAGGACCGGGACGCCTTCGCCGCGATCGTGGAACGACACAAACACGCCTTGGTCGGGTACCTCTCGCGGCTCACGGGGAGCCGCGACCGGGCCGAAGACCTGGCGCAGGACGCCTTCGTGCGGCTCTACGAGTCGCGCGGCAAGTACCGCGAGGAAGGAAAGCTGGCCCCCTACCTCTTCCGGATCGCCACGAACCTCGCGCGGAGCGAAGCCCGCCGCGCGCGGCGCTGGAGGACGGTCGGGGTCCTGCTCGGAATCGACGGCCGCAAGAGCGCGCTCGCGCCCGAAGCCCAGCTGCTCCGCAGCGAGGCGCATCGGCGCGTGGCCGAGGCGGTGGCCGAGCTGCCGACGGAGTTCCGCGCCGCCGTGCTGCTCAAGGACGCGCTCGACTGGAGCTACGAAGACATTGCCCGCGCGCTCGACAAGCCCGAGGGAACGATCAAGTCCCGGGTCGCGCGCGGACGCGAACGATTGCGCCGGCAGCTCGCCGGCGCCGAAGGAGGCGCCGATGCGTGA
- a CDS encoding PDZ domain-containing protein gives MKSLTAVAALVVAAAFVPPAVAQAQPKPDKPVPRTVVVSAPGRGDVQIDVDDDPPDMPAPPMPPRPGRMAKRGYLGVSLLDLTPELRAFFGAPQEAGVLVSHVEADSPAAKAGIKVGDVLTIADGQKIGSSTDIQRRVRVKKDKETASFEIWRDHKSRTVVATLVERERPEIDFGDVFMFRRGDERFAVPFDPNQINEQVEKMQKRLQSPEFQERMRRAQEMEKRLQEMEKRLKEMEQKLKERSAAWSSEEPS, from the coding sequence ATGAAATCGCTGACCGCCGTCGCCGCCCTCGTCGTGGCCGCGGCTTTCGTTCCGCCGGCCGTCGCCCAGGCGCAGCCGAAACCGGACAAGCCGGTTCCCCGGACCGTCGTCGTTTCCGCCCCCGGGCGAGGGGACGTCCAGATCGACGTCGACGACGATCCGCCGGACATGCCGGCGCCGCCGATGCCGCCGCGCCCCGGTCGCATGGCGAAGCGCGGCTACCTCGGCGTGTCGCTGCTCGACCTGACGCCGGAACTCCGCGCCTTCTTCGGCGCGCCGCAGGAGGCGGGCGTGCTCGTCTCCCACGTCGAGGCCGACAGCCCCGCGGCCAAGGCCGGCATCAAGGTCGGCGACGTCCTGACGATCGCGGACGGACAGAAGATCGGTTCCTCGACCGACATTCAGCGGCGGGTCCGGGTGAAGAAGGACAAGGAGACGGCGTCGTTCGAAATCTGGCGCGACCACAAGAGCCGCACGGTCGTCGCCACGCTCGTCGAACGCGAGCGGCCCGAGATCGACTTCGGCGACGTCTTCATGTTCCGCCGCGGCGACGAGCGCTTCGCCGTACCGTTCGACCCGAACCAGATCAACGAGCAGGTCGAGAAGATGCAGAAGCGGCTGCAGAGCCCGGAGTTCCAGGAGCGGATGCGGCGCGCGCAGGAGATGGAAAAGCGGCTTCAGGAAATGGAGAAGCGGCTCAAGGAGATGGAGCAGAAGCTCAAGGAACGCTCCGCCGCCTGGTCCTCCGAAGAGCCCTCCTGA